The following are from one region of the Silurus meridionalis isolate SWU-2019-XX chromosome 25, ASM1480568v1, whole genome shotgun sequence genome:
- the kat5b gene encoding histone acetyltransferase KAT5b isoform X2 has translation MADSVPELVEGCRLPVLRKNQENEDEWPLAEILSVKEVPGKKLYYVHYIDFNKRLDEWVTPERLDMKKLQFPKKEAKTPTKNGLPGSRPSSPEREVRKSLDLNVQSASASSRGKTLPTPKRKTESVSLASQVPPPISVPSLPSSAEAPPASVYPTVRETFTTKTRDEHEQHTSLTTNGTARRILSSQPGRKRKICGTDEVSTEMVKVFQYNSPRPASGFLPPGEDSQDSSDGIPTAPRMTGSLVSDRSHDDIITRMKNIDCIELGRHRLKPWYFSPYPQELTTLPILYLCEFCLKYLKSLKCLQRHLTKCNLRHPPGNEIYRKGTISFFEIDGRKNKTYSQNLCLLAKCFLDHKTLYYDTDPFLFYVMTEYDSKGFHIVGYFSKEKESTEDYNVACILTLPPYQRRGYGKLLIEFSYELSKVEGKTGTPEKPLSDLGLLSYRSYWSQTILEILMELKSDTGERPQITINEISEITSVKKEDVISTLQYLNLINYYKGQYILTLSEDIVEGHERAMQKRHLRIDPKCLHFTPKDWSKRGKW, from the exons ATGGCGGACTCGGTG CCGGAACTTGTAGAGGGCTGTCGTCTTCCCGTGCTCAGAAAAAATCAAGAAAACGAAGACGAATGGC CATTGGCGGAAATTCTCAGTGTCAAAGAGGTCCCTGGGAAAAAGCTCTACTATGTTCACTACATCGACT tcaaCAAGCGGTTGGATGAGTGGGTCACTCCAGAACGGCTGGACATGAAAAAGCTCCAGTTCCCTAAGAAGGAGGCGAAGACACCCACGAAGAATGGCCTGCCTGGCTCTCGGCCCAGCTCTCCAGAACGAGAAGTG AGGAAGAGTCTAGATCTCAACGTTCAGTCTGCTTCAGCATCGTCCAGAGGCAAAACCCTTCCCACACCG AAGAGGAAAACAGAGTCTGTGTCCTTAGCATCACAAGTTCCTCCCCCAATATCAGTGCCTTCACTCCCGAGTTCAGCAGAGGCCCCACCGGCGTCTGTGTATCCTACAGTCCGGGAAACATTCACTACCAAAACCAGAGATGAGCACGAGCAACATACCTCCCTCACCACG AACGGCACTGCGCGCCGTATCCTTTCGTCTCAGCCTGgcaggaagaggaagatctGTGGAACGGACGAGGTAAGCACAGAA ATGGTAAAGGTATTCCAGTATAACAGCCCTCGCCCCGCCAGTGGCTTTCTGCCGCCAGGAGAG GATTCGCAGGACAGCTCGGACGGCATCCCCACTGCCCCACGTATGACCGGTAGTCTGGTATCCGACCGCAGCCATGACGACATCATCACGCGCATGAAGAACATCGACTGCATTGAGTTGGGCCGACATCGACTCAAGCCCTGGTACTTTTCCCCGTACCCGCAGGAACTGACCACGCTGCCCATCCTCTACCTCTGCGAGTTCTGCCTCAAGTACCTCAAGAGCCTAAAGTGTCTACAGAGGCATTTG ACAAAATGCAATCTCCGGCATCCACCAGGAAACGAAATCTACCGCAAAGGGACCATCTCCTTTTTTGAGATTGACGGCAGGAAAAACAAA ACATATTCACAGAACTTGTGTTTATTGGCAAAATGCTTTCTGGACCATAAGACCCTGTACTATGACACAGACCCGTTTCTCTTCTATGTAATGACGGAGTATGACTCCAAGGGCTTCCATATAGTTGGCTACTTTTCAAAG gaaaaagagTCTACTGAGGACTATAATGTGGCCTGTATTCTGACCTTACCACCATATCAGAGGAGAGGCTATGGCAAACTGCTAATCGAGTTCA GTTATGAGCTTTCCAAGGTTGAAGGTAAAACAGGAACCCCAGAGAAGCCCCTGTCTGATCTGGGCCTGCTGTCCTACCGCTCTTATTGGTCTCAGACTATTCTCGAGATCCTCATGGAACTCAAATCAGATACTGGAGAAAGACCACAAATCACCATCAA tGAAATTAGCGAGATTACCAGTGTAAAGAAAGAGGATGTAATATCAACTCTACAGTACCTCAACCTCATCAATTACTACAAG GGGCAGTACATTCTCACACTCTCGGAGGACATTGTAGAAGGTCATGAACGTGCCATGCAAAAACGACACCTCCGTATTGACCCTAAATGCTTGCATTTTACCCCAAAAGACTGGAGCAAACGGGGCAAGTGGTAG
- the kat5b gene encoding histone acetyltransferase KAT5b isoform X7, translating to MADSVPELVEGCRLPVLRKNQENEDEWPLAEILSVKEVPGKKLYYVHYIDFNKRLDEWVTPERLDMKKLQFPKKEAKTPTKNGLPGSRPSSPEREVRKSLDLNVQSASASSRGKTLPTPKRKTESVSLASQVPPPISVPSLPSSAEAPPASVYPTVRETFTTKTRDEHEQHTSLTTQNGTARRILSSQPGRKRKICGTDEDSQDSSDGIPTAPRMTGSLVSDRSHDDIITRMKNIDCIELGRHRLKPWYFSPYPQELTTLPILYLCEFCLKYLKSLKCLQRHLTKCNLRHPPGNEIYRKGTISFFEIDGRKNKTYSQNLCLLAKCFLDHKTLYYDTDPFLFYVMTEYDSKGFHIVGYFSKEKESTEDYNVACILTLPPYQRRGYGKLLIEFSYELSKVEGKTGTPEKPLSDLGLLSYRSYWSQTILEILMELKSDTGERPQITINEISEITSVKKEDVISTLQYLNLINYYKGQYILTLSEDIVEGHERAMQKRHLRIDPKCLHFTPKDWSKRGKW from the exons ATGGCGGACTCGGTG CCGGAACTTGTAGAGGGCTGTCGTCTTCCCGTGCTCAGAAAAAATCAAGAAAACGAAGACGAATGGC CATTGGCGGAAATTCTCAGTGTCAAAGAGGTCCCTGGGAAAAAGCTCTACTATGTTCACTACATCGACT tcaaCAAGCGGTTGGATGAGTGGGTCACTCCAGAACGGCTGGACATGAAAAAGCTCCAGTTCCCTAAGAAGGAGGCGAAGACACCCACGAAGAATGGCCTGCCTGGCTCTCGGCCCAGCTCTCCAGAACGAGAAGTG AGGAAGAGTCTAGATCTCAACGTTCAGTCTGCTTCAGCATCGTCCAGAGGCAAAACCCTTCCCACACCG AAGAGGAAAACAGAGTCTGTGTCCTTAGCATCACAAGTTCCTCCCCCAATATCAGTGCCTTCACTCCCGAGTTCAGCAGAGGCCCCACCGGCGTCTGTGTATCCTACAGTCCGGGAAACATTCACTACCAAAACCAGAGATGAGCACGAGCAACATACCTCCCTCACCACG CAGAACGGCACTGCGCGCCGTATCCTTTCGTCTCAGCCTGgcaggaagaggaagatctGTGGAACGGACGAG GATTCGCAGGACAGCTCGGACGGCATCCCCACTGCCCCACGTATGACCGGTAGTCTGGTATCCGACCGCAGCCATGACGACATCATCACGCGCATGAAGAACATCGACTGCATTGAGTTGGGCCGACATCGACTCAAGCCCTGGTACTTTTCCCCGTACCCGCAGGAACTGACCACGCTGCCCATCCTCTACCTCTGCGAGTTCTGCCTCAAGTACCTCAAGAGCCTAAAGTGTCTACAGAGGCATTTG ACAAAATGCAATCTCCGGCATCCACCAGGAAACGAAATCTACCGCAAAGGGACCATCTCCTTTTTTGAGATTGACGGCAGGAAAAACAAA ACATATTCACAGAACTTGTGTTTATTGGCAAAATGCTTTCTGGACCATAAGACCCTGTACTATGACACAGACCCGTTTCTCTTCTATGTAATGACGGAGTATGACTCCAAGGGCTTCCATATAGTTGGCTACTTTTCAAAG gaaaaagagTCTACTGAGGACTATAATGTGGCCTGTATTCTGACCTTACCACCATATCAGAGGAGAGGCTATGGCAAACTGCTAATCGAGTTCA GTTATGAGCTTTCCAAGGTTGAAGGTAAAACAGGAACCCCAGAGAAGCCCCTGTCTGATCTGGGCCTGCTGTCCTACCGCTCTTATTGGTCTCAGACTATTCTCGAGATCCTCATGGAACTCAAATCAGATACTGGAGAAAGACCACAAATCACCATCAA tGAAATTAGCGAGATTACCAGTGTAAAGAAAGAGGATGTAATATCAACTCTACAGTACCTCAACCTCATCAATTACTACAAG GGGCAGTACATTCTCACACTCTCGGAGGACATTGTAGAAGGTCATGAACGTGCCATGCAAAAACGACACCTCCGTATTGACCCTAAATGCTTGCATTTTACCCCAAAAGACTGGAGCAAACGGGGCAAGTGGTAG
- the kat5b gene encoding histone acetyltransferase KAT5b isoform X8, which produces MADSVPELVEGCRLPVLRKNQENEDEWPLAEILSVKEVPGKKLYYVHYIDFNKRLDEWVTPERLDMKKLQFPKKEAKTPTKNGLPGSRPSSPEREVRKSLDLNVQSASASSRGKTLPTPKRKTESVSLASQVPPPISVPSLPSSAEAPPASVYPTVRETFTTKTRDEHEQHTSLTTNGTARRILSSQPGRKRKICGTDEDSQDSSDGIPTAPRMTGSLVSDRSHDDIITRMKNIDCIELGRHRLKPWYFSPYPQELTTLPILYLCEFCLKYLKSLKCLQRHLTKCNLRHPPGNEIYRKGTISFFEIDGRKNKTYSQNLCLLAKCFLDHKTLYYDTDPFLFYVMTEYDSKGFHIVGYFSKEKESTEDYNVACILTLPPYQRRGYGKLLIEFSYELSKVEGKTGTPEKPLSDLGLLSYRSYWSQTILEILMELKSDTGERPQITINEISEITSVKKEDVISTLQYLNLINYYKGQYILTLSEDIVEGHERAMQKRHLRIDPKCLHFTPKDWSKRGKW; this is translated from the exons ATGGCGGACTCGGTG CCGGAACTTGTAGAGGGCTGTCGTCTTCCCGTGCTCAGAAAAAATCAAGAAAACGAAGACGAATGGC CATTGGCGGAAATTCTCAGTGTCAAAGAGGTCCCTGGGAAAAAGCTCTACTATGTTCACTACATCGACT tcaaCAAGCGGTTGGATGAGTGGGTCACTCCAGAACGGCTGGACATGAAAAAGCTCCAGTTCCCTAAGAAGGAGGCGAAGACACCCACGAAGAATGGCCTGCCTGGCTCTCGGCCCAGCTCTCCAGAACGAGAAGTG AGGAAGAGTCTAGATCTCAACGTTCAGTCTGCTTCAGCATCGTCCAGAGGCAAAACCCTTCCCACACCG AAGAGGAAAACAGAGTCTGTGTCCTTAGCATCACAAGTTCCTCCCCCAATATCAGTGCCTTCACTCCCGAGTTCAGCAGAGGCCCCACCGGCGTCTGTGTATCCTACAGTCCGGGAAACATTCACTACCAAAACCAGAGATGAGCACGAGCAACATACCTCCCTCACCACG AACGGCACTGCGCGCCGTATCCTTTCGTCTCAGCCTGgcaggaagaggaagatctGTGGAACGGACGAG GATTCGCAGGACAGCTCGGACGGCATCCCCACTGCCCCACGTATGACCGGTAGTCTGGTATCCGACCGCAGCCATGACGACATCATCACGCGCATGAAGAACATCGACTGCATTGAGTTGGGCCGACATCGACTCAAGCCCTGGTACTTTTCCCCGTACCCGCAGGAACTGACCACGCTGCCCATCCTCTACCTCTGCGAGTTCTGCCTCAAGTACCTCAAGAGCCTAAAGTGTCTACAGAGGCATTTG ACAAAATGCAATCTCCGGCATCCACCAGGAAACGAAATCTACCGCAAAGGGACCATCTCCTTTTTTGAGATTGACGGCAGGAAAAACAAA ACATATTCACAGAACTTGTGTTTATTGGCAAAATGCTTTCTGGACCATAAGACCCTGTACTATGACACAGACCCGTTTCTCTTCTATGTAATGACGGAGTATGACTCCAAGGGCTTCCATATAGTTGGCTACTTTTCAAAG gaaaaagagTCTACTGAGGACTATAATGTGGCCTGTATTCTGACCTTACCACCATATCAGAGGAGAGGCTATGGCAAACTGCTAATCGAGTTCA GTTATGAGCTTTCCAAGGTTGAAGGTAAAACAGGAACCCCAGAGAAGCCCCTGTCTGATCTGGGCCTGCTGTCCTACCGCTCTTATTGGTCTCAGACTATTCTCGAGATCCTCATGGAACTCAAATCAGATACTGGAGAAAGACCACAAATCACCATCAA tGAAATTAGCGAGATTACCAGTGTAAAGAAAGAGGATGTAATATCAACTCTACAGTACCTCAACCTCATCAATTACTACAAG GGGCAGTACATTCTCACACTCTCGGAGGACATTGTAGAAGGTCATGAACGTGCCATGCAAAAACGACACCTCCGTATTGACCCTAAATGCTTGCATTTTACCCCAAAAGACTGGAGCAAACGGGGCAAGTGGTAG
- the kat5b gene encoding histone acetyltransferase KAT5b isoform X5, with product MADSVPELVEGCRLPVLRKNQENEDEWPLAEILSVKEVPGKKLYYVHYIDFNKRLDEWVTPERLDMKKLQFPKKEAKTPTKNGLPGSRPSSPEREVRKSLDLNVQSASASSRGKTLPTPKRKTESVSLASQVPPPISVPSLPSSAEAPPASVYPTVRETFTTKTRDEHEQHTSLTTQNGTARRILSSQPGRKRKICGTDEVSTEDSQDSSDGIPTAPRMTGSLVSDRSHDDIITRMKNIDCIELGRHRLKPWYFSPYPQELTTLPILYLCEFCLKYLKSLKCLQRHLTKCNLRHPPGNEIYRKGTISFFEIDGRKNKTYSQNLCLLAKCFLDHKTLYYDTDPFLFYVMTEYDSKGFHIVGYFSKEKESTEDYNVACILTLPPYQRRGYGKLLIEFSYELSKVEGKTGTPEKPLSDLGLLSYRSYWSQTILEILMELKSDTGERPQITINEISEITSVKKEDVISTLQYLNLINYYKGQYILTLSEDIVEGHERAMQKRHLRIDPKCLHFTPKDWSKRGKW from the exons ATGGCGGACTCGGTG CCGGAACTTGTAGAGGGCTGTCGTCTTCCCGTGCTCAGAAAAAATCAAGAAAACGAAGACGAATGGC CATTGGCGGAAATTCTCAGTGTCAAAGAGGTCCCTGGGAAAAAGCTCTACTATGTTCACTACATCGACT tcaaCAAGCGGTTGGATGAGTGGGTCACTCCAGAACGGCTGGACATGAAAAAGCTCCAGTTCCCTAAGAAGGAGGCGAAGACACCCACGAAGAATGGCCTGCCTGGCTCTCGGCCCAGCTCTCCAGAACGAGAAGTG AGGAAGAGTCTAGATCTCAACGTTCAGTCTGCTTCAGCATCGTCCAGAGGCAAAACCCTTCCCACACCG AAGAGGAAAACAGAGTCTGTGTCCTTAGCATCACAAGTTCCTCCCCCAATATCAGTGCCTTCACTCCCGAGTTCAGCAGAGGCCCCACCGGCGTCTGTGTATCCTACAGTCCGGGAAACATTCACTACCAAAACCAGAGATGAGCACGAGCAACATACCTCCCTCACCACG CAGAACGGCACTGCGCGCCGTATCCTTTCGTCTCAGCCTGgcaggaagaggaagatctGTGGAACGGACGAGGTAAGCACAGAA GATTCGCAGGACAGCTCGGACGGCATCCCCACTGCCCCACGTATGACCGGTAGTCTGGTATCCGACCGCAGCCATGACGACATCATCACGCGCATGAAGAACATCGACTGCATTGAGTTGGGCCGACATCGACTCAAGCCCTGGTACTTTTCCCCGTACCCGCAGGAACTGACCACGCTGCCCATCCTCTACCTCTGCGAGTTCTGCCTCAAGTACCTCAAGAGCCTAAAGTGTCTACAGAGGCATTTG ACAAAATGCAATCTCCGGCATCCACCAGGAAACGAAATCTACCGCAAAGGGACCATCTCCTTTTTTGAGATTGACGGCAGGAAAAACAAA ACATATTCACAGAACTTGTGTTTATTGGCAAAATGCTTTCTGGACCATAAGACCCTGTACTATGACACAGACCCGTTTCTCTTCTATGTAATGACGGAGTATGACTCCAAGGGCTTCCATATAGTTGGCTACTTTTCAAAG gaaaaagagTCTACTGAGGACTATAATGTGGCCTGTATTCTGACCTTACCACCATATCAGAGGAGAGGCTATGGCAAACTGCTAATCGAGTTCA GTTATGAGCTTTCCAAGGTTGAAGGTAAAACAGGAACCCCAGAGAAGCCCCTGTCTGATCTGGGCCTGCTGTCCTACCGCTCTTATTGGTCTCAGACTATTCTCGAGATCCTCATGGAACTCAAATCAGATACTGGAGAAAGACCACAAATCACCATCAA tGAAATTAGCGAGATTACCAGTGTAAAGAAAGAGGATGTAATATCAACTCTACAGTACCTCAACCTCATCAATTACTACAAG GGGCAGTACATTCTCACACTCTCGGAGGACATTGTAGAAGGTCATGAACGTGCCATGCAAAAACGACACCTCCGTATTGACCCTAAATGCTTGCATTTTACCCCAAAAGACTGGAGCAAACGGGGCAAGTGGTAG
- the kat5b gene encoding histone acetyltransferase KAT5b isoform X1 — protein MADSVPELVEGCRLPVLRKNQENEDEWPLAEILSVKEVPGKKLYYVHYIDFNKRLDEWVTPERLDMKKLQFPKKEAKTPTKNGLPGSRPSSPEREVRKSLDLNVQSASASSRGKTLPTPKRKTESVSLASQVPPPISVPSLPSSAEAPPASVYPTVRETFTTKTRDEHEQHTSLTTQNGTARRILSSQPGRKRKICGTDEVSTEMVKVFQYNSPRPASGFLPPGEDSQDSSDGIPTAPRMTGSLVSDRSHDDIITRMKNIDCIELGRHRLKPWYFSPYPQELTTLPILYLCEFCLKYLKSLKCLQRHLTKCNLRHPPGNEIYRKGTISFFEIDGRKNKTYSQNLCLLAKCFLDHKTLYYDTDPFLFYVMTEYDSKGFHIVGYFSKEKESTEDYNVACILTLPPYQRRGYGKLLIEFSYELSKVEGKTGTPEKPLSDLGLLSYRSYWSQTILEILMELKSDTGERPQITINEISEITSVKKEDVISTLQYLNLINYYKGQYILTLSEDIVEGHERAMQKRHLRIDPKCLHFTPKDWSKRGKW, from the exons ATGGCGGACTCGGTG CCGGAACTTGTAGAGGGCTGTCGTCTTCCCGTGCTCAGAAAAAATCAAGAAAACGAAGACGAATGGC CATTGGCGGAAATTCTCAGTGTCAAAGAGGTCCCTGGGAAAAAGCTCTACTATGTTCACTACATCGACT tcaaCAAGCGGTTGGATGAGTGGGTCACTCCAGAACGGCTGGACATGAAAAAGCTCCAGTTCCCTAAGAAGGAGGCGAAGACACCCACGAAGAATGGCCTGCCTGGCTCTCGGCCCAGCTCTCCAGAACGAGAAGTG AGGAAGAGTCTAGATCTCAACGTTCAGTCTGCTTCAGCATCGTCCAGAGGCAAAACCCTTCCCACACCG AAGAGGAAAACAGAGTCTGTGTCCTTAGCATCACAAGTTCCTCCCCCAATATCAGTGCCTTCACTCCCGAGTTCAGCAGAGGCCCCACCGGCGTCTGTGTATCCTACAGTCCGGGAAACATTCACTACCAAAACCAGAGATGAGCACGAGCAACATACCTCCCTCACCACG CAGAACGGCACTGCGCGCCGTATCCTTTCGTCTCAGCCTGgcaggaagaggaagatctGTGGAACGGACGAGGTAAGCACAGAA ATGGTAAAGGTATTCCAGTATAACAGCCCTCGCCCCGCCAGTGGCTTTCTGCCGCCAGGAGAG GATTCGCAGGACAGCTCGGACGGCATCCCCACTGCCCCACGTATGACCGGTAGTCTGGTATCCGACCGCAGCCATGACGACATCATCACGCGCATGAAGAACATCGACTGCATTGAGTTGGGCCGACATCGACTCAAGCCCTGGTACTTTTCCCCGTACCCGCAGGAACTGACCACGCTGCCCATCCTCTACCTCTGCGAGTTCTGCCTCAAGTACCTCAAGAGCCTAAAGTGTCTACAGAGGCATTTG ACAAAATGCAATCTCCGGCATCCACCAGGAAACGAAATCTACCGCAAAGGGACCATCTCCTTTTTTGAGATTGACGGCAGGAAAAACAAA ACATATTCACAGAACTTGTGTTTATTGGCAAAATGCTTTCTGGACCATAAGACCCTGTACTATGACACAGACCCGTTTCTCTTCTATGTAATGACGGAGTATGACTCCAAGGGCTTCCATATAGTTGGCTACTTTTCAAAG gaaaaagagTCTACTGAGGACTATAATGTGGCCTGTATTCTGACCTTACCACCATATCAGAGGAGAGGCTATGGCAAACTGCTAATCGAGTTCA GTTATGAGCTTTCCAAGGTTGAAGGTAAAACAGGAACCCCAGAGAAGCCCCTGTCTGATCTGGGCCTGCTGTCCTACCGCTCTTATTGGTCTCAGACTATTCTCGAGATCCTCATGGAACTCAAATCAGATACTGGAGAAAGACCACAAATCACCATCAA tGAAATTAGCGAGATTACCAGTGTAAAGAAAGAGGATGTAATATCAACTCTACAGTACCTCAACCTCATCAATTACTACAAG GGGCAGTACATTCTCACACTCTCGGAGGACATTGTAGAAGGTCATGAACGTGCCATGCAAAAACGACACCTCCGTATTGACCCTAAATGCTTGCATTTTACCCCAAAAGACTGGAGCAAACGGGGCAAGTGGTAG
- the kat5b gene encoding histone acetyltransferase KAT5b isoform X6, with product MADSVPELVEGCRLPVLRKNQENEDEWPLAEILSVKEVPGKKLYYVHYIDFNKRLDEWVTPERLDMKKLQFPKKEAKTPTKNGLPGSRPSSPEREVRKSLDLNVQSASASSRGKTLPTPKRKTESVSLASQVPPPISVPSLPSSAEAPPASVYPTVRETFTTKTRDEHEQHTSLTTNGTARRILSSQPGRKRKICGTDEVSTEDSQDSSDGIPTAPRMTGSLVSDRSHDDIITRMKNIDCIELGRHRLKPWYFSPYPQELTTLPILYLCEFCLKYLKSLKCLQRHLTKCNLRHPPGNEIYRKGTISFFEIDGRKNKTYSQNLCLLAKCFLDHKTLYYDTDPFLFYVMTEYDSKGFHIVGYFSKEKESTEDYNVACILTLPPYQRRGYGKLLIEFSYELSKVEGKTGTPEKPLSDLGLLSYRSYWSQTILEILMELKSDTGERPQITINEISEITSVKKEDVISTLQYLNLINYYKGQYILTLSEDIVEGHERAMQKRHLRIDPKCLHFTPKDWSKRGKW from the exons ATGGCGGACTCGGTG CCGGAACTTGTAGAGGGCTGTCGTCTTCCCGTGCTCAGAAAAAATCAAGAAAACGAAGACGAATGGC CATTGGCGGAAATTCTCAGTGTCAAAGAGGTCCCTGGGAAAAAGCTCTACTATGTTCACTACATCGACT tcaaCAAGCGGTTGGATGAGTGGGTCACTCCAGAACGGCTGGACATGAAAAAGCTCCAGTTCCCTAAGAAGGAGGCGAAGACACCCACGAAGAATGGCCTGCCTGGCTCTCGGCCCAGCTCTCCAGAACGAGAAGTG AGGAAGAGTCTAGATCTCAACGTTCAGTCTGCTTCAGCATCGTCCAGAGGCAAAACCCTTCCCACACCG AAGAGGAAAACAGAGTCTGTGTCCTTAGCATCACAAGTTCCTCCCCCAATATCAGTGCCTTCACTCCCGAGTTCAGCAGAGGCCCCACCGGCGTCTGTGTATCCTACAGTCCGGGAAACATTCACTACCAAAACCAGAGATGAGCACGAGCAACATACCTCCCTCACCACG AACGGCACTGCGCGCCGTATCCTTTCGTCTCAGCCTGgcaggaagaggaagatctGTGGAACGGACGAGGTAAGCACAGAA GATTCGCAGGACAGCTCGGACGGCATCCCCACTGCCCCACGTATGACCGGTAGTCTGGTATCCGACCGCAGCCATGACGACATCATCACGCGCATGAAGAACATCGACTGCATTGAGTTGGGCCGACATCGACTCAAGCCCTGGTACTTTTCCCCGTACCCGCAGGAACTGACCACGCTGCCCATCCTCTACCTCTGCGAGTTCTGCCTCAAGTACCTCAAGAGCCTAAAGTGTCTACAGAGGCATTTG ACAAAATGCAATCTCCGGCATCCACCAGGAAACGAAATCTACCGCAAAGGGACCATCTCCTTTTTTGAGATTGACGGCAGGAAAAACAAA ACATATTCACAGAACTTGTGTTTATTGGCAAAATGCTTTCTGGACCATAAGACCCTGTACTATGACACAGACCCGTTTCTCTTCTATGTAATGACGGAGTATGACTCCAAGGGCTTCCATATAGTTGGCTACTTTTCAAAG gaaaaagagTCTACTGAGGACTATAATGTGGCCTGTATTCTGACCTTACCACCATATCAGAGGAGAGGCTATGGCAAACTGCTAATCGAGTTCA GTTATGAGCTTTCCAAGGTTGAAGGTAAAACAGGAACCCCAGAGAAGCCCCTGTCTGATCTGGGCCTGCTGTCCTACCGCTCTTATTGGTCTCAGACTATTCTCGAGATCCTCATGGAACTCAAATCAGATACTGGAGAAAGACCACAAATCACCATCAA tGAAATTAGCGAGATTACCAGTGTAAAGAAAGAGGATGTAATATCAACTCTACAGTACCTCAACCTCATCAATTACTACAAG GGGCAGTACATTCTCACACTCTCGGAGGACATTGTAGAAGGTCATGAACGTGCCATGCAAAAACGACACCTCCGTATTGACCCTAAATGCTTGCATTTTACCCCAAAAGACTGGAGCAAACGGGGCAAGTGGTAG